A single Ruficoccus amylovorans DNA region contains:
- a CDS encoding damage-control phosphatase ARMT1 family protein — MKTSIDCFSCFIRQGLRAARLAGASEKQQDLVVRAIMGHLLGGNPDESPVELARSVQQIVSEITGQSDPYGDLKSLSNAQAAAWVENLKNTPSTPQTDPLDHAVRLAVAGNVIDYGPQTPFNLESTLERCLREPFAIDHLPLLRERLQSARTLAYLADNAGEIIFDRVLLGELLARFGLEKILFVVREEAFLNDALAEDAETAGILELDQVELVRMGPGIPAPGTPGRAVWEQVRRCDVRLAKGQANAECFDTEPDFFLLFMVKCEMVMRALEEKGLGTTRLGDIVLTHSGY; from the coding sequence ATGAAAACGAGCATCGACTGTTTCAGTTGCTTCATCCGCCAAGGGCTGCGGGCGGCCCGGCTGGCAGGCGCGTCCGAGAAGCAGCAAGACCTCGTGGTGCGCGCCATTATGGGGCACCTGCTCGGCGGCAACCCCGACGAGTCCCCCGTCGAGCTGGCCCGCTCTGTTCAGCAGATCGTGAGCGAGATAACCGGCCAGAGCGACCCTTACGGCGACCTCAAATCCCTCAGTAACGCCCAGGCTGCCGCATGGGTCGAAAACCTCAAAAACACCCCGAGCACGCCTCAGACCGACCCGCTCGATCATGCCGTCCGGCTGGCGGTGGCCGGGAACGTCATCGACTACGGCCCGCAAACCCCCTTCAACCTGGAGAGCACGCTCGAACGCTGCCTGCGCGAGCCCTTTGCCATCGACCACCTGCCCTTGCTCCGGGAGCGCCTTCAAAGCGCCCGCACCCTCGCCTACCTGGCCGACAACGCGGGCGAAATCATCTTCGACCGCGTGCTGCTGGGCGAGTTGCTGGCCCGTTTCGGGCTGGAGAAAATCCTTTTCGTCGTGCGCGAGGAAGCATTCCTCAACGACGCTCTGGCTGAAGATGCCGAAACCGCCGGCATCCTTGAGCTCGACCAGGTCGAACTCGTTCGTATGGGCCCCGGCATCCCCGCCCCCGGCACGCCGGGCCGGGCCGTCTGGGAACAGGTCCGGCGCTGCGATGTGCGCCTGGCCAAGGGGCAGGCCAACGCCGAATGCTTCGACACCGAACCCGATTTTTTCCTCCTTTTCATGGTCAAGTGCGAGATGGTCATGCGGGCGCTGGAGGAAAAGGGGCTGGGCACGACCCGGTTGGGAGACATTGTGTTGACCCACAGCGGATATTGA
- a CDS encoding glucan biosynthesis protein G encodes MRLRLIILSVLCGLTSLHAFERREVNLDYVTGLARELAAQPYVPAKPELPPELAALDFDGYRKIRFNKDKALWKTANLPFQVDFFHNGYIFPETVEIFEYSNTHTQQIPYVKDFFNFDINGINPDEWDLQGYAGLRVRTPLNKPDVFDDVLVFQGASYFRALGRDQYYGLSARGLAIGTGGPNEEFPRFSRFWLKKPASDARSLEILALLEGQSVTGAYRFVLTPGENTQVEVTARVFRREGARGDIYFAPLTSMFWYGEARDNHMGDWRPEIHDSDGLLIHNGDTWTWRPLTNYPGNHLTAFPVEQLHGFGLLQRDRDFNNYQDLSEHYHRRPSAWIQTRGQWPTGEVVLFEFHQDTETVDNMGAFFRPDTAPEAGQPYEIAYTVNFQLADPDKSLNRVEATRIGSSWQYEGATRFIIDFSAPENFKPVEIRDLQANLSVEGAEIIQQAHIIYNTVTSGLRVHFDLRADPDTELANLKLQLTKADKPLSETWVYQWRP; translated from the coding sequence ATGAGGCTACGCTTGATCATCCTGTCAGTTCTCTGCGGACTGACCTCCCTGCACGCGTTCGAACGCCGCGAAGTCAATCTGGACTACGTCACCGGACTGGCCCGCGAACTGGCCGCCCAGCCCTACGTCCCGGCCAAACCTGAGCTTCCGCCTGAACTGGCTGCGCTGGATTTCGACGGCTACCGCAAGATCCGCTTCAACAAGGACAAGGCCCTCTGGAAAACCGCCAATCTGCCCTTCCAGGTCGATTTTTTCCACAACGGGTACATTTTTCCGGAAACCGTTGAGATATTCGAATACAGTAACACGCACACCCAGCAGATTCCCTACGTCAAGGACTTCTTCAACTTCGACATCAACGGCATCAACCCCGACGAATGGGACCTACAGGGCTACGCCGGACTGCGCGTGCGCACCCCGCTGAACAAGCCCGATGTCTTCGACGATGTGCTCGTCTTTCAGGGAGCCTCGTATTTCCGCGCCCTCGGCCGGGACCAGTACTACGGCCTCTCCGCCCGCGGACTGGCCATCGGCACTGGCGGCCCCAATGAGGAATTTCCCCGCTTCAGCCGCTTCTGGCTGAAAAAACCCGCTTCCGATGCCCGCTCGCTGGAAATCCTTGCCCTGCTGGAGGGCCAGAGCGTGACCGGGGCCTACCGCTTTGTTCTCACTCCCGGCGAAAATACCCAGGTCGAAGTCACGGCCCGCGTCTTCCGCCGCGAGGGAGCCCGCGGTGACATCTACTTCGCCCCGCTCACGAGCATGTTCTGGTACGGCGAGGCCCGCGACAACCACATGGGCGACTGGCGACCCGAGATCCACGACTCTGACGGCCTGCTCATCCACAACGGTGACACCTGGACCTGGCGCCCCCTCACCAACTACCCCGGCAACCACCTGACCGCCTTTCCCGTCGAGCAGCTCCACGGCTTCGGCCTGCTCCAGCGCGACCGCGACTTTAACAACTATCAAGACCTCAGCGAGCACTACCACCGCCGTCCCTCGGCCTGGATACAGACCCGCGGACAATGGCCCACGGGCGAAGTCGTCCTCTTTGAATTCCATCAGGACACGGAAACCGTCGATAACATGGGCGCGTTCTTCCGCCCCGACACGGCCCCCGAAGCAGGCCAACCCTACGAAATCGCCTACACGGTCAATTTCCAGCTGGCCGATCCCGACAAGTCGCTTAACCGGGTCGAAGCCACCCGGATCGGCAGTTCCTGGCAGTACGAGGGAGCCACCCGGTTCATTATCGATTTTTCCGCGCCCGAGAACTTCAAACCCGTGGAAATCCGCGACCTGCAAGCCAACCTGAGCGTGGAAGGAGCCGAGATCATCCAACAGGCGCACATCATTTACAATACCGTCACCTCCGGCCTGCGCGTGCACTTCGACTTGCGCGCCGATCCCGACACCGAACTGGCGAATCTTAAACTCCAACTGACAAAGGCCGACAAGCCGCTCAGCGAGACCTGGGTCTATCAATGGCGACCGTGA